The proteins below are encoded in one region of Rhizobacter sp.:
- a CDS encoding SDR family oxidoreductase yields MSLFDLTGKVAVITGSSRGIGKAIAERMAEQGAKVVISSRKPEPCAEVAAAINKAHGAGSAISIPANISSKDDLKHLVDETTKQFGKVDIVVCNAASNPYYGPLAGIEDDQFRKILENNVIANHWLINFAAPQMIERKDGTIIIVSSIGGLRGSPVIGAYNISKAADFQLARNLAVEYGPHNIRVNCIAPGLIKTDFAKALWDNPETLKRSTANAPLRRIGEPDEIAGAAVFLASKAGSFMTGQALVIDGGVTI; encoded by the coding sequence ATGTCGTTGTTCGATCTCACAGGCAAGGTCGCCGTCATCACCGGCTCGTCACGCGGCATCGGCAAAGCCATCGCCGAGCGCATGGCCGAACAAGGCGCCAAGGTCGTGATCTCGTCGCGCAAGCCGGAGCCCTGCGCCGAGGTGGCCGCGGCGATCAACAAGGCCCACGGTGCGGGCTCGGCGATCTCGATCCCGGCCAACATCTCGTCGAAGGACGACCTCAAGCACCTGGTCGACGAGACCACGAAGCAGTTCGGCAAGGTCGACATCGTGGTGTGCAACGCCGCGTCGAACCCGTACTACGGCCCGCTCGCCGGCATCGAAGACGACCAGTTCCGCAAGATCCTCGAGAACAACGTGATCGCCAACCACTGGCTGATCAACTTCGCCGCACCGCAGATGATCGAGCGCAAGGACGGCACGATCATCATCGTGTCGAGCATCGGTGGCCTGCGCGGCTCGCCGGTGATCGGCGCGTACAACATCTCCAAGGCAGCGGACTTCCAGCTCGCGCGCAACCTGGCGGTGGAGTACGGCCCGCACAACATCCGCGTGAATTGCATCGCGCCTGGTCTGATCAAGACCGACTTCGCGAAGGCGCTGTGGGACAACCCCGAGACCCTGAAGCGCTCGACTGCCAACGCCCCGCTGCGCCGCATCGGCGAGCCCGACGAGATCGCCGGCGCGGCCGTGTTCCTCGCCTCGAAGGCCGGCTCGTTCATGACGGGCCAGGCGCTCGTCATCGACGGCGGCGTGACCATCTGA
- a CDS encoding helix-turn-helix domain-containing protein — translation MALPGLAEPADIDALIAGRLLALRQARGLSLSELAALCGVSKATVSKVERAQSSPSAAILGRLAAGLGIPLAQLLTDDAAPPTERVRRRAEQPVWRDPAQGYRRRQVAERDAVHGPEMVEIELPRGAQVHYPRWSGKPYRQRLWMVEGELRVAYGDEVYELAPGDCLDFGVDRALSFKALGGRGCRYLLVVAAG, via the coding sequence GTGGCACTTCCCGGGCTGGCCGAGCCGGCCGACATCGACGCGCTGATCGCCGGTCGCCTGCTGGCCTTGCGCCAGGCGCGGGGCTTGAGCCTCTCGGAGCTGGCCGCGCTCTGTGGTGTGAGCAAGGCCACGGTGTCGAAGGTCGAGCGTGCGCAAAGCAGCCCGAGCGCAGCCATCCTCGGGCGCCTGGCGGCGGGGCTGGGCATCCCGCTCGCCCAGCTGCTGACCGATGACGCGGCTCCACCCACCGAGCGCGTGCGGCGCCGGGCCGAGCAGCCGGTGTGGCGCGACCCGGCGCAGGGTTATCGCCGTCGCCAGGTGGCCGAGCGCGATGCGGTGCACGGCCCGGAGATGGTCGAGATCGAGTTGCCGCGTGGCGCCCAGGTGCACTACCCGCGCTGGAGCGGCAAGCCGTACCGGCAGCGCCTGTGGATGGTCGAGGGCGAGCTGCGCGTGGCTTACGGCGACGAGGTCTACGAGCTCGCGCCGGGCGACTGCCTCGATTTCGGCGTCGACCGCGCCTTGTCGTTCAAGGCGCTCGGTGGGCGCGGCTGCCGCTACCTGCTGGTCGTCGCGGCCGGCTGA
- a CDS encoding hybrid sensor histidine kinase/response regulator, which translates to MRGAFEASMEVAWVDRAFWILPRMTALNIFVAMVLMPWFWPLLPMNVLAAWLAALGVFVVSRVLAIRHLKRWRADPQRKAEGSYNRFFLLALVSGVYWGITAWLLFPYGGAKEQMLLGFVLYGLCVLNSYHISMKYYAFEAHFFCSLMPMVAHIALGGDASSILIAVTLLVIVGGTGFLSRFYLMNFRKLGEGMMWQMGQEKAAADEARRAADVARHEAEVANRAKTQFFAAASHDLRQPLHAMGLLAEALSQRSHDKELAPLVASINGSVDALEGLFSELLDITKIDSGAVTVSPEHFAAGELFRKLRLHFEPVAFDKGLSLRFRGGEQVLHADPVLVERILRNLVSNAVRYTHDGSVLVSCRRRGERVQLQVWDTGVGIPADERERIFEEFYQVADTQAQVPQERKGLGLGLSIAQRLAALMQAPLGLRSEPGRGSVFTLELPVGDVSQAHALHEPCGTAASARALVGRTILVVDDDATIRAGLEALLGGWGAKVLAFGSLQAVRTWAARADAVRPDLLIADYRLDGHHTGVEAIAAVRGRFEGGLPAIMITGSLGSELGGESADHGFQLLLKPVAPHKLRALVNFALADADGARKDPAAA; encoded by the coding sequence GGAAGTGGCGTGGGTGGACCGGGCGTTCTGGATCCTCCCCCGCATGACGGCCCTCAACATCTTCGTGGCCATGGTGCTGATGCCGTGGTTCTGGCCCTTGCTGCCCATGAACGTGCTGGCCGCGTGGCTCGCGGCCCTGGGCGTGTTCGTCGTGTCGCGCGTGCTGGCGATCCGCCACCTGAAGCGCTGGCGCGCCGATCCGCAGCGCAAGGCCGAAGGCTCCTACAACCGCTTCTTCCTGCTCGCCCTGGTGTCGGGTGTGTACTGGGGCATCACCGCCTGGCTGCTGTTCCCCTACGGCGGGGCGAAGGAGCAGATGCTGCTCGGCTTCGTGCTCTACGGGTTGTGCGTGCTCAACTCGTATCACATCTCGATGAAGTACTACGCCTTCGAGGCGCACTTCTTCTGCTCGCTGATGCCGATGGTCGCGCACATTGCCCTGGGCGGTGACGCTTCCAGCATCCTCATCGCCGTGACCTTGCTCGTGATCGTGGGCGGCACGGGCTTCCTGTCGCGTTTCTACCTCATGAACTTCCGCAAGCTCGGCGAGGGCATGATGTGGCAGATGGGCCAGGAGAAGGCCGCGGCCGACGAGGCCCGTCGCGCGGCCGACGTGGCCCGCCACGAGGCCGAGGTGGCCAACCGCGCCAAGACCCAGTTCTTCGCCGCTGCCAGCCATGACCTGCGCCAGCCGCTGCATGCGATGGGCCTCTTGGCCGAGGCCTTGAGCCAGCGCAGCCACGACAAGGAACTCGCCCCGCTCGTGGCCAGCATCAACGGCTCGGTCGACGCGCTCGAAGGCCTTTTCTCCGAGCTGCTCGACATCACCAAGATCGACAGCGGCGCCGTCACCGTGTCACCCGAGCACTTTGCGGCCGGCGAGCTCTTCCGCAAGCTGCGCCTGCACTTCGAGCCGGTGGCGTTCGACAAAGGCCTGTCGTTGCGCTTTCGCGGTGGGGAGCAGGTGCTGCACGCCGACCCGGTGCTCGTCGAGCGCATCCTGCGCAACCTCGTCTCCAACGCCGTGCGCTACACGCATGACGGCAGCGTGCTCGTGAGCTGCCGCCGCCGCGGCGAGCGTGTGCAGCTGCAGGTGTGGGACACCGGCGTCGGCATCCCTGCCGACGAGCGAGAGCGCATCTTCGAAGAGTTCTATCAGGTGGCCGACACCCAGGCGCAGGTGCCGCAGGAGCGCAAGGGCCTGGGCCTCGGCCTCTCGATCGCGCAGCGGCTCGCGGCGCTGATGCAGGCGCCGCTGGGCTTGCGCTCGGAGCCGGGGCGCGGCTCGGTGTTCACGCTGGAGTTGCCGGTGGGCGATGTCTCGCAAGCGCATGCGCTGCACGAGCCGTGCGGCACGGCAGCGTCGGCGCGGGCGCTGGTCGGCCGCACGATCCTGGTGGTGGACGACGACGCCACGATCCGCGCGGGCCTCGAGGCCCTGCTCGGAGGCTGGGGCGCGAAGGTGCTGGCTTTCGGCAGCTTGCAGGCCGTGCGCACCTGGGCCGCACGGGCCGATGCGGTGCGGCCCGACCTGCTGATCGCCGACTACCGGCTCGATGGCCACCACACCGGCGTCGAAGCCATTGCGGCCGTGCGGGGGCGTTTCGAGGGCGGCCTGCCCGCCATCATGATCACCGGCAGCCTGGGGAGTGAGCTCGGTGGCGAGTCCGCCGACCACGGCTTCCAGTTGCTGCTGAAGCCGGTGGCACCGCACAAGCTGCGGGCGCTGGTGAACTTCGCCTTGGCAGACGCAGACGGCGCCCGCAAGGACCCGGCCGCCGCGTGA
- a CDS encoding TetR family transcriptional regulator, whose protein sequence is MPAKKTPATTARKTAPEGGLREEQLVTIAASLFAQKGYEGTSLRDIAEQAGITKAALYYWFPEKEALFQRVVAGRMAALVERVTEAVAGVTDPLEKIRVFLLCSADHIDRDRAGWISSSNTFWSNFDPAQRQAVVPERDRFERLLRQCVSDAVAQGALREIDPALATRLLLSGVNYLPRWHKPGGPLSAVQVVEQYLDMVLNGLRARPAA, encoded by the coding sequence ATGCCCGCCAAGAAGACCCCCGCCACCACCGCCCGCAAGACCGCCCCCGAGGGTGGGCTGCGCGAAGAGCAGCTGGTGACCATCGCCGCCAGCCTCTTCGCCCAGAAGGGCTACGAAGGCACCTCGCTGCGCGACATCGCCGAGCAGGCGGGCATCACCAAGGCGGCGCTGTACTACTGGTTCCCCGAGAAGGAAGCGCTCTTCCAGCGGGTGGTGGCCGGGCGCATGGCGGCGCTCGTCGAGCGTGTGACCGAGGCGGTGGCCGGCGTCACCGACCCGCTGGAGAAGATCCGCGTCTTCCTGCTGTGCAGCGCCGACCACATCGACCGCGACCGCGCCGGCTGGATCAGCTCGTCGAACACCTTCTGGTCGAATTTCGACCCCGCCCAGCGCCAGGCGGTGGTGCCCGAGCGCGACCGCTTCGAGCGCCTGCTGCGCCAGTGCGTGAGCGACGCCGTGGCGCAAGGCGCGCTGCGCGAGATCGACCCGGCGCTCGCCACGCGGCTGCTGCTCTCGGGCGTGAACTACCTCCCGCGCTGGCACAAGCCGGGCGGCCCGCTCAGCGCGGTGCAGGTGGTGGAGCAGTACCTCGACATGGTGCTGAACGGCCTGCGCGCGCGGCCCGCGGCTTGA
- a CDS encoding SDR family NAD(P)-dependent oxidoreductase, whose protein sequence is MSISFDGRVAIVTGAGGGLGREHALALAKRGAKVVVNDLGPGAQTVADEIKATGGQAIAVSCSVTDFDAVQAMVKTTMDTWGRVDILVNNAGILRDKSFSKMEMADFKLVVDVHLMGAVYCTKAVWDIMRAQKYGRIVNTTSSSGLFGNFGQSNYGAAKMALVGLMQTLSLEGAKDNVKVNCLAPTAATAMTEGLMPQVVLDKLAPAAVTPGLLYLVSEDAPTRVILNAGAGTFARSYVTMTLGTHIGTGADADDQVAAQFEAISSRDEEVVPQSGSEQGRNEVGKAMAASS, encoded by the coding sequence ATGAGCATTAGCTTTGACGGCCGTGTCGCGATCGTGACAGGCGCAGGTGGCGGCTTGGGCCGCGAGCACGCACTCGCGCTCGCCAAGCGTGGCGCGAAGGTGGTGGTGAACGACCTGGGCCCTGGCGCACAGACCGTGGCCGACGAGATCAAGGCCACCGGCGGCCAGGCCATCGCGGTGTCGTGCTCGGTGACCGACTTCGACGCCGTGCAGGCGATGGTCAAGACCACGATGGACACCTGGGGCCGTGTCGACATCCTCGTCAACAACGCCGGCATCCTGCGCGACAAGAGCTTCTCGAAGATGGAGATGGCCGACTTCAAGCTCGTGGTCGACGTGCACCTGATGGGCGCGGTGTACTGCACCAAGGCCGTGTGGGACATCATGCGCGCGCAGAAGTACGGCCGCATCGTCAACACCACCTCGTCGTCGGGCCTCTTCGGCAACTTCGGCCAGTCGAACTACGGCGCCGCCAAGATGGCACTCGTCGGCCTGATGCAGACGCTCTCGCTCGAAGGCGCGAAAGACAACGTCAAGGTCAACTGCCTGGCCCCGACCGCGGCCACCGCGATGACCGAAGGCCTGATGCCGCAGGTGGTGCTCGACAAGCTCGCGCCTGCCGCCGTGACGCCCGGCCTGCTCTACCTCGTGAGCGAAGACGCGCCGACGCGCGTGATCCTCAACGCCGGCGCCGGCACGTTTGCCCGCAGCTACGTGACCATGACGCTCGGCACGCACATCGGCACCGGCGCCGATGCCGACGACCAGGTGGCGGCGCAGTTCGAGGCCATCTCGTCGCGCGACGAGGAAGTGGTGCCGCAGAGCGGCAGCGAGCAGGGCCGCAATGAAGTGGGCAAGGCGATGGCGGCGTCGAGCTGA
- a CDS encoding acyl-CoA/acyl-ACP dehydrogenase, with protein sequence MALVLTEEQGMLRDSAKSFLADNAPVSELRKLRDTRSADGFNRGLWKQFAEMGFIGVLIPEDLGGMGLGLVEAGVVMEEIGRNLTASPFLASSVVAATALLSAGTAAQKQATLPKIASGELIATLAVDEHSKHNPRNTALKAEKNGSGYTLDGAKTFVLDGHVADLFIVAARTSGAKGDLAGVTLFLVDAKTSGVKVERVVMVDAHNAARITFDKVAVPESAVLGKVGEGLVPLNAALSAGRVAASAEMLGIADEVFTRTVNYLKERQQFAKIIGEFQALQHRAAHLYCEIEFTRSAVLKALQGLDEGTPTAIGLASVAKSKAGATVTLAVQEGVQMHGGIGMTDEFEMGFFMKRARVLQELFGDATYHADLLAQLKKY encoded by the coding sequence ATGGCACTCGTACTCACTGAAGAACAAGGGATGCTGCGCGACAGCGCCAAGTCATTCCTCGCCGACAACGCCCCCGTCTCCGAGCTGCGCAAGCTGCGCGACACGCGCAGCGCCGATGGTTTCAACCGCGGCCTGTGGAAGCAGTTCGCCGAGATGGGCTTCATCGGCGTGCTGATCCCTGAAGACCTCGGCGGCATGGGCCTCGGCCTGGTGGAAGCCGGCGTGGTGATGGAAGAGATCGGGCGCAACCTCACGGCCTCGCCCTTCCTCGCGTCCAGCGTCGTGGCGGCGACCGCGCTCCTGAGCGCCGGCACCGCGGCGCAGAAGCAGGCCACCTTGCCGAAGATCGCCTCGGGCGAGTTGATCGCCACGCTGGCGGTCGATGAGCACAGCAAGCACAACCCGCGCAACACCGCGCTCAAGGCCGAAAAGAATGGCAGCGGCTACACGCTCGATGGCGCCAAGACCTTCGTGCTCGATGGCCATGTGGCCGATCTCTTCATCGTCGCGGCCCGCACCAGTGGCGCCAAGGGCGATCTTGCCGGCGTCACGCTCTTCCTCGTCGATGCGAAGACGAGCGGCGTGAAGGTCGAACGCGTGGTGATGGTCGACGCGCACAACGCCGCACGCATCACCTTCGACAAGGTCGCCGTGCCCGAAAGCGCCGTGCTCGGCAAGGTCGGCGAAGGCCTCGTGCCGCTGAACGCCGCGCTGAGCGCCGGCCGCGTGGCCGCCTCGGCCGAGATGCTGGGCATCGCCGACGAGGTGTTCACCCGCACGGTGAATTACCTCAAGGAGCGCCAGCAGTTCGCCAAGATCATCGGCGAGTTCCAGGCGTTGCAGCACCGCGCGGCCCACCTCTATTGCGAGATCGAGTTCACCCGCTCGGCAGTGCTGAAGGCACTGCAGGGGCTGGACGAAGGCACGCCCACGGCCATCGGCCTCGCCTCGGTCGCCAAGTCCAAGGCGGGGGCGACCGTCACGCTCGCGGTGCAGGAAGGCGTGCAGATGCACGGCGGCATCGGCATGACCGACGAATTCGAGATGGGCTTCTTCATGAAGCGTGCGCGTGTGCTGCAAGAACTCTTCGGTGACGCGACCTACCACGCCGACCTGCTGGCCCAGCTGAAGAAGTACTGA
- a CDS encoding acyltransferase family protein, whose translation MGTAGRHDGLDRLKAGVTLLVIFHHTAITYGGAGGWFYRELTQGDRPSSILLTFFCAINQAWFMGLFFLIAGYFTPQALERKSAARFLGDRLVRLGIPLLVFGWLLGPVTIALVQSTLREREFTQVLAALWRRGVFEQGPLWFATALLLMALASLLVHRVAGWPHRGTRPPPSDRQLLLAALVWGTAAFALRLVWPVGSTWWGLQLGYFAGYVILYVAGKLAAQHDWLGQVPAPQVRRWRRIAWCTVPLLAPLGLLKDAVPLFQADPMGGWNLPALLYAFWEPFVAWGVILWLLARVQRGDTVSSPLWQKLSRRAYAMYVIHPLPVVAIALAWRGVPAPALLKFAVTGCAAGLVCYWLAGVLLRLPAVRRVL comes from the coding sequence ATGGGAACGGCCGGGCGCCACGACGGGCTCGACCGGCTGAAGGCAGGCGTCACCCTGCTGGTGATCTTTCACCACACCGCCATCACCTACGGCGGCGCGGGGGGCTGGTTCTACCGGGAGCTGACACAGGGCGACAGGCCGTCGTCGATCCTGCTCACCTTCTTCTGCGCCATCAACCAGGCCTGGTTCATGGGCCTCTTCTTCCTCATCGCGGGGTACTTCACGCCGCAGGCCCTGGAGCGCAAGAGCGCGGCTCGCTTCCTGGGCGACAGGCTCGTGCGGCTGGGCATTCCGCTGCTCGTGTTCGGCTGGCTGCTCGGGCCGGTGACCATCGCCCTGGTGCAGAGCACGCTGCGCGAGCGCGAATTCACGCAGGTGCTCGCTGCGCTGTGGCGGCGCGGCGTCTTCGAGCAAGGGCCGCTGTGGTTTGCGACCGCCTTGCTGCTGATGGCACTCGCTTCGCTGCTCGTGCACCGCGTGGCCGGCTGGCCGCATCGAGGCACGAGGCCGCCGCCGTCCGACCGGCAGCTGCTGCTGGCAGCGCTCGTGTGGGGCACGGCGGCCTTCGCCTTGCGGCTCGTGTGGCCAGTGGGCAGCACGTGGTGGGGGCTGCAGCTCGGCTACTTCGCGGGCTACGTGATCCTCTACGTGGCCGGCAAGCTCGCGGCCCAACACGATTGGCTCGGTCAGGTGCCCGCGCCGCAAGTGCGCCGCTGGCGCCGCATCGCCTGGTGCACGGTGCCGCTGCTCGCGCCGCTCGGCCTGCTGAAAGACGCGGTGCCGCTCTTCCAGGCCGACCCGATGGGGGGCTGGAACCTGCCGGCCCTGCTGTACGCCTTCTGGGAGCCCTTCGTCGCCTGGGGCGTGATCCTCTGGCTGCTGGCACGCGTGCAACGCGGCGACACCGTGTCATCGCCGCTGTGGCAGAAGCTCTCGCGCCGGGCGTATGCGATGTACGTGATCCACCCGCTGCCGGTGGTGGCCATCGCGCTCGCGTGGCGCGGCGTGCCGGCGCCCGCGCTCCTGAAGTTCGCCGTCACCGGATGCGCCGCCGGCCTCGTGTGCTACTGGCTCGCCGGCGTGCTGCTGCGCCTGCCGGCGGTGCGGCGGGTGCTGTAG
- a CDS encoding acyl--CoA ligase has product MTTSPDAKPWPVMSLAEAHALMTAPGTQFEIEEITIRGVPTRVWKNAPATLRDLFLAGRAHGGKTFLVYEDDRATFESFSRAALAIAHALLRDGVKKGDRVAVAMRNLPEWPAAFFGAALTGAIVTPLNAWGQGAELEYALNDSGASVVFLDGERLDRLADGHLANCSALQRVYVTRDARTHVDARVHRLESITGTVNDWGRLPELPLPDVNLAPDDDATIFYTSGTTGAQKGALGTQRCTGTTVFAGLFSGQRVFIRKGEPVPDPAARTLQRASLVAIPFFHTTGCQSILAGALYGGSKLVTMHRWDVEQAMDLIEREQITVAGGVPTIAWQILEHPNRERYNLSTLESVAYGGAPASAELVRRIKQVFPTASPSSGWGMTETSATFTHHSGEDYVRKPDSAGPSIPVGELRIVGEQGETLPAGEVGELWAKGPHVVKGYWNKPEVSAETFTEGWVKTGDLAYLDDEGWLYIVDRKKDMLIRGGENIYCTEVEGVLYEHPAVMDASVVGLPHKQLGEEPGAAVTLKAGAEASEQELRAFVAERLARFKVPVRILVLDETLPRNANGKILKKEVKRLLGVA; this is encoded by the coding sequence ATGACGACCTCACCGGATGCGAAACCCTGGCCGGTGATGTCGCTGGCCGAAGCGCATGCCTTGATGACGGCGCCGGGCACGCAGTTCGAGATCGAAGAGATCACGATCCGCGGCGTGCCCACGCGCGTGTGGAAGAACGCCCCGGCGACGCTTCGCGACCTCTTCCTCGCCGGTCGTGCGCATGGGGGCAAGACCTTCCTCGTCTACGAAGACGACCGCGCCACCTTCGAGAGCTTCTCGCGCGCCGCGCTCGCCATCGCGCATGCGCTGCTGCGCGACGGGGTGAAGAAGGGCGACCGCGTGGCCGTGGCCATGCGCAACCTGCCCGAGTGGCCCGCGGCCTTCTTCGGCGCGGCGCTCACGGGGGCCATCGTCACGCCGCTCAACGCCTGGGGGCAGGGCGCCGAACTCGAATACGCCCTCAACGACTCGGGCGCGAGCGTCGTCTTCCTCGACGGCGAGCGGCTCGACCGCCTGGCCGACGGCCACCTCGCGAACTGCAGTGCGCTCCAGCGTGTCTACGTCACCCGCGATGCGAGAACCCATGTTGACGCCCGCGTGCATCGCCTGGAGAGCATCACCGGCACCGTCAACGACTGGGGCCGCCTGCCCGAGCTGCCGCTGCCCGACGTGAACCTCGCGCCCGACGACGACGCGACCATCTTCTACACCTCGGGCACCACCGGCGCGCAGAAGGGCGCGCTCGGCACGCAGCGCTGCACCGGCACCACCGTCTTCGCCGGCCTGTTTTCCGGACAGCGGGTGTTCATCCGCAAAGGCGAGCCGGTGCCCGACCCCGCGGCTCGCACGCTGCAGCGCGCCTCGCTGGTGGCGATCCCGTTCTTCCACACCACCGGCTGCCAGTCGATCCTGGCCGGCGCGCTCTATGGCGGCAGCAAGCTCGTCACCATGCACCGCTGGGACGTGGAGCAGGCGATGGACCTGATCGAGCGCGAGCAGATCACCGTGGCCGGGGGTGTGCCCACCATCGCGTGGCAGATCCTCGAGCACCCGAACCGCGAGCGCTACAACCTTTCGACCCTCGAGAGCGTGGCCTACGGCGGTGCGCCGGCTTCGGCCGAACTCGTGCGGCGCATCAAGCAGGTGTTCCCCACCGCGTCACCCAGCAGCGGCTGGGGCATGACCGAGACCAGCGCCACCTTCACCCACCACAGCGGCGAAGACTACGTGCGCAAGCCCGACAGCGCCGGCCCGTCCATCCCGGTCGGCGAGCTGCGCATCGTGGGCGAGCAGGGCGAGACCCTGCCGGCCGGCGAGGTGGGCGAGCTCTGGGCCAAGGGCCCGCATGTGGTGAAGGGCTACTGGAACAAGCCCGAGGTCAGCGCCGAGACCTTCACCGAAGGCTGGGTGAAGACCGGCGACCTCGCCTACCTCGACGACGAAGGCTGGCTCTACATCGTCGACCGCAAGAAAGACATGCTCATCCGCGGCGGCGAAAACATCTACTGCACCGAAGTCGAAGGCGTGCTCTACGAGCACCCCGCGGTGATGGATGCGAGCGTGGTGGGCCTGCCACACAAGCAGCTCGGCGAAGAGCCCGGTGCGGCCGTCACCCTCAAGGCCGGCGCCGAGGCGAGCGAACAGGAGTTGCGCGCTTTCGTGGCCGAGCGGCTGGCGCGCTTCAAGGTGCCGGTGCGCATCCTCGTGCTCGACGAGACCTTGCCGCGCAACGCCAACGGCAAGATCCTCAAGAAGGAAGTGAAGAGGCTGCTGGGCGTGGCCTGA
- a CDS encoding N-acetyltransferase → MTLVDCTEARHASAILEIFNEAIVSSTALYDYKPRAPESMVGWFATKRANGFPVIGCEDEAGTLLGFASYGTFRAWPAYKYSVEHSIYVHKDHRGKGLGRTLLQAIVEAARERQVHTLIGGIDAANAGSIALHESLGFEHAGTIRQAGFKFGRWLDLAFYQRLLDTPAAPVDG, encoded by the coding sequence ATGACACTCGTCGACTGCACCGAAGCCCGCCACGCCAGCGCCATCCTCGAGATCTTCAACGAGGCCATCGTCAGCTCGACCGCGCTCTACGACTACAAGCCGCGCGCCCCCGAGTCGATGGTGGGCTGGTTTGCCACCAAGCGTGCCAACGGCTTCCCGGTCATCGGCTGCGAAGACGAGGCCGGCACGCTGCTCGGCTTTGCGAGCTACGGCACCTTCCGCGCGTGGCCGGCCTACAAGTACTCGGTGGAACACTCGATCTACGTGCACAAGGACCACCGCGGCAAGGGCCTCGGCCGCACGCTGCTGCAAGCCATCGTCGAGGCGGCACGCGAGCGCCAGGTGCACACGCTGATCGGCGGCATCGATGCCGCCAACGCCGGCAGCATCGCGCTGCACGAAAGCCTGGGCTTCGAACACGCCGGCACCATCCGCCAGGCAGGCTTCAAGTTCGGCCGCTGGCTCGACCTGGCCTTCTACCAGCGCCTCCTCGACACGCCGGCCGCGCCGGTGGACGGCTGA
- a CDS encoding acyl-CoA dehydrogenase family protein encodes MTTATAEKPELKTFREETRAWLEQNCPPEMRKPVTSEDDVCWGGRKWKFSSDAQKVWLERMAAKGWTVPTWPKEYGGGGLAGEQAKILAQEMRALNCRAPVQSFGIWMLGPALLKFGTHEQKLEFLPPIARGEIRWCQGYSEPNAGSDLASLQTKAEDKGDHFIVNGQKIWTSYADKADWIFCLVRTDPQAKKHTGISFVLFDMQTPGVTTKPILLISGKSPFCETFFDNVRVEKKNLVGTLNAGWDVAKYLLTHEREMIGGIGDRGAAKPLGVFALEQVGADAQGRVADPVLRAQIAQFEVDEAAFRLTMERAMDMARAGQGNPAFSSVLKYYGAELNKRRHELMMQAGGSDALDWESPRSREGALARAWLRTKGNSIEGGTSEVQLNVIAKRILDLPGA; translated from the coding sequence ATGACGACTGCGACTGCAGAGAAGCCCGAACTGAAAACCTTCCGCGAAGAAACGCGCGCGTGGCTGGAGCAGAACTGCCCGCCCGAGATGCGCAAGCCCGTCACCAGCGAAGACGACGTCTGCTGGGGCGGCCGCAAGTGGAAGTTCTCGTCCGACGCGCAGAAGGTGTGGCTGGAGCGCATGGCCGCGAAGGGCTGGACAGTGCCGACCTGGCCCAAGGAATACGGCGGCGGCGGCCTCGCTGGCGAGCAGGCCAAGATCCTCGCGCAGGAGATGCGTGCACTGAACTGCCGCGCCCCGGTGCAAAGCTTCGGCATCTGGATGCTGGGCCCGGCGCTCTTGAAGTTCGGCACGCACGAGCAGAAGCTCGAGTTCCTGCCGCCCATCGCGCGTGGCGAGATCCGCTGGTGCCAGGGCTACTCGGAGCCCAATGCCGGCTCCGACCTCGCCTCGCTGCAGACCAAGGCCGAAGACAAGGGCGACCACTTCATCGTCAACGGCCAGAAGATCTGGACGTCATACGCCGACAAGGCCGACTGGATCTTCTGCCTCGTGCGCACCGACCCGCAGGCGAAGAAGCACACCGGCATCAGCTTCGTGCTCTTCGACATGCAGACGCCGGGCGTGACCACCAAGCCCATCCTCCTGATCTCGGGCAAGTCGCCCTTCTGCGAGACCTTCTTCGACAACGTGCGCGTCGAGAAGAAGAACCTCGTGGGCACGCTCAACGCCGGCTGGGACGTGGCCAAGTACCTGCTGACGCACGAGCGCGAAATGATCGGCGGCATCGGCGACCGCGGCGCGGCCAAGCCGCTCGGCGTGTTCGCGCTGGAGCAGGTGGGGGCCGATGCGCAAGGGCGCGTCGCCGACCCGGTGCTGCGTGCACAGATTGCGCAGTTCGAGGTCGATGAAGCGGCCTTCCGCCTGACGATGGAGCGCGCGATGGACATGGCCCGCGCCGGCCAGGGCAACCCGGCCTTCAGCTCGGTGCTCAAGTACTACGGCGCCGAGCTCAACAAGCGCCGCCACGAACTGATGATGCAGGCGGGCGGCAGCGATGCGCTCGATTGGGAGAGCCCGCGCTCGCGCGAAGGTGCGCTGGCGCGTGCGTGGCTGCGCACCAAGGGCAATTCCATCGAAGGCGGCACGAGCGAAGTGCAGCTCAACGTCATCGCCAAACGCATCCTCGATCTCCCTGGAGCCTGA